The following proteins come from a genomic window of Trifolium pratense cultivar HEN17-A07 linkage group LG4, ARS_RC_1.1, whole genome shotgun sequence:
- the LOC123923853 gene encoding disease resistance protein RUN1-like isoform X2, whose amino-acid sequence MSSSSSSNPQWIYDVFINFRGKDTRKTFISHLDATLTNAGINTYIDQQLHKGTELAWTTAIKSKIEKSHISILVFSKNYTQSSWCLQELEKVMECHRTHGQVVVPVFYDVDPTVVRHQKGGFGQKLRATAKRIYSRKGRERMEYVLSNWRTALTQAATLVFYNYYNSRSEGELLQQIVEDVLAKLDNTFLSITKFPAGLEPRVRKVTDFIENQSKNVCMIGIWGMGGSGKTTLAKAIYNRIHQKFVDRSFVENVREVCEKENRGIIHLQQQLLSDILNTKEKIHSIALGTTKIEKRFRGKKALIVLDDVTTFEQLKSLCGNPKLFCPGSVLIVTTRDVHLLNLFKVDYVCTMKEMDGNESLELFCWHAFRQPSPIEEFHELSRNVVAYCGGLPVALEVLGSFLFERTKEEWMSVLSKLKKIPNDQVQEKLRISYDGLKDDMEKDIFLDICCFFINKDRADVTQILNGCGLYADIGITVLVERSLVKIEKNNKLGMHDLIRDMGREIVRQSSPRKLGKHSRLWFREDVHDVLTKHTGTETVEGLVLKVERTCRIHLSADCFKDMKKLRLLQLDQAVLTGDYRYLSRELRWIHWQGFTFNYIPDDFYQGNLVVIDVKYSSIKQLWRETKLLDKLKILNVSHSRYLKNTPDFSKLPNLEKLIMKNCPSLSEIHHSIGDLKNLLLLNLKDCTSLSNLPREVYQLKSLKTLVLSGCSNIDKLEEDMEQMESLTTLIAKDTSVKEVPYSILRLESIGFISLCGYEGLSHDVFPSLIRSWMTPTMNPLPCTSPFEGSSLSLVSLDVRSNNMGYKSTMLRNLSKLRSVWVHCHSEIQLTQELRKIVDDLYNVNFIELETTSHRPQISNPSFKSLLMGMGSFELVIDTLGKSISQGLITNCSSNFCLPGDNYPSWLAYKGEGSSVLFQVPEDSDCGMKGIILCVVYSSTSENMAAKYLTSVLIINYTKCTIIYKRDTVMSFNDEDWKGLTSNLEPGDNVEIFVAFGRGLIVKATAAYLIYGHSVNIETEPTVNMEMEPSQEDNLQQSPDVKIELSPNAKKEPSPKPNKDIFTRLAKRTRQCLCLN is encoded by the exons atgtcttcttcttcatcctccaacCCTCAATGGATCTACGATGTGTTCATCAACTTCAGAGGGAAAGACACGCGTAAGACTTTCATTTCTCATCTCGATGCTACCCTCACAAATGCCGGAATCAACACTTACATTGATCAACAGCTTCACAAGGGAACTGAGCTAGCTTGGACCACAGCTATTAAGAGCAAAATAGAAAAGTCTCATATATCTATCCTTGTTTTCTCCAAAAACTACACTCAATCTAGTTGGTGTCTTCAAGAGCTCGAAAAAGTCATGGAATGTCATAGAACTCATGGCCAGGTTGTTGTCCCTGTGTTTTATGATGTTGATCCAACGGTTGTGCGCCATCAGAAGGGTGGTTTTGGACAAAAGTTGAGAGCTACTGCAAAAAGAATATACTCTCGCAAAGGAAGAGAGAGGATGGAATATGTGCTGTCAAATTGGAGAACTGCACTCACCCAAGCTGCTA CACTTGTGTTTTATAACTATTACAATTCAAGGAGTGAAGGGGAACTATTGCAGCAAATTGTTGAAGATGTTTTGGCAAAACTAGACAACAc ATTCTTGTCTATTACCAAATTTCCAGCTGGTTTGGAACCCCGTGTGCGAAAAGTGACTGATTTTATTGAAAATCAATCAAAAAACGTTTGCATGATAGGGATATGGGGAATGGGAGGATCCGGAAAAACAACCCTAGCTAAAGCTATCTACAATCGAATTCATCAAAAATTTGTCGACAGAAGTTTTGTTGAAAATGTTAGAGAAGTATGTGAAAAGGAAAATAGAGGGATTATTCATTTACAACAACAACTTCTTTCAGATATCCTGAACACAAAGGAGAAGATACATAGCATCGCGTTAGGAACAACAAAGATAGAGAAAAGGTTTCGTGGGAAAAAGGCACTCATTGTACTTGATGATGTGACCACATTTGAACAGTTAAAATCATTATGTGGAAATCCTAAACTGTTTTGTCCGGGAAGTGTGTTAATTGTTACTACTAGAGATGTACACCTACTTAATTTATTCAAGGTTGATTATGTGTGTACAATGAAGGAAATGGACGGAAACGAGTCCCTTGAGCTTTTCTGTTGGCATGCTTTTAGACAGCCTAGTCCAATCGAAGAGTTTCATGAACTCTCAAGGAACGTAGTTGCTTATTGTGGAGGATTACCAGTTGCTCTTGAAGTACTTGGTTCTTTCTTATTTGAGAGGACAAAAGAAGAATGGATGAGTGTACTCTCAAAACTAAAGAAAATTCCCAATGATCAAGTGCAAGAGAAATTGAGAATAAGTTATGATGGTTTAAAGGATGATATGGAAAAGGATATATTTCTTGACATATGTTGTTTCTTTATCAACAAGGACAGAGCCGATGTTACACAGATACTAAATGGTTGTGGACTTTATGCAGATATTGGAATAACAGTCCTTGTAGAGCGGAGCCTTGTcaaaattgaaaagaataaCAAGCTAGGAATGCATGATTTAATAAGAGACATGGGAAGAGAAATTGTTCGTCAAAGTTCACCAAGAAAGCTTGGGAAGCATAGTAGATTGTGGTTTCGTGAGGATGTACACGATGTTTTGACAAAACATACT GGTACAGAAACTGTAGAGGGATTGGTTTTGAAGGTGGAAAGAACTTGTAGAATTCATTTAAGTGCCGATTGTTTCAAGGATATGAAGAAATTGAGACTTTTGCAACTAGATCAAGCCGTCCTCACTGGAGATTATCGGTATCTTTCCAGAGAACTGAGATGGATTCATTGGCAAGGATTTACCTTCAACTATATACCCGATGACTTTTATCAAGGAAATCTAGTTGTTATTGATGTAAAATACAGTAGTATCAAACAACTGTGGAGGGAAACCAAG TTGTTGGATAAACTAAAAATTCTTAATGTCAGTCATTCTAGATACTTGAAAAACACACctgatttttcaaaattaccGAATCTAGAAAAGCTTATTATGAAGAATTGTCCAAGTTTATCTGAGATACACCATTCCATTGGAGATCTCAAGAATCTACTTCTGTTGAATTTGAAGGACTGTACAAGTCTTAGCAATCTCCCAAGGGAGGTTTATCAATTGAAATCTTTGAAAACTCTTGTACTTTCTGGTTGTTCTAATATTGACAAGTTGGAAGAAGACATGGAGCAGATGGAATCCTTGACAACACTGATTGCAAAAGATACATCTGTAAAAGAAGTTCCCTATTCAATACTAAGATTAGAAAGTATTGGATTTATATCCCTATGTGGATATGAAGGATTATCGCATGATGTTTTTCCTTCTCTTATTAGGTCTTGGATGACACCAACTATGAACCCCCTACCCTGTACATCCCCATTCGAGGGAAGTTCATTGTCACTAGTTTCGTTGGATGTAAGGAGTAATAATATGGGCTATAAATCAACGATGCTTAGAAACCTTTCAAAACTTCGAAGTGTTTGGGTTCATTGCCACTCAGAGATTCAACTAACTCaagaattaagaaaaattgttgatgatctATACAATGTAAATTTTATTGAGTTGGAAACAACATCACATAGACCTCAAATCTCAAATCCGTCTTTTAAATCACTTTTGATGGGAATGGGAAGTTTCGAACTAGTCATCGACACTCTTGGCAAGAGCATATCACAG GGATTGATAACAAATTGTTCTAGTAACTTCTGTCTTCCGGGTGACAATTATCCTTCTTGGTTAGCTTATAAAGGTGAAGGATCTTCCGTACTATTTCAAGTTCCCGAGGATAGTGATTGTGGCATGAAAGGAATAATCTTATGTGTTGTTTATTCATCAACATCTGAAAACATGGCAGCTAAATATCTCACCAGTGTCTTGATTATTAATTACACAAAATGCACCATCATATACAAGCGAGACACAGTTATGTCTTTTAACGATGAGGATTGGAAGGGTTTAACATCAAATTTAGAGCCTGGTGACAATGTGGAGATTTTTGTAGCTTTCGGTCGTGGACTGATTGTTAAGGCCACAGCTGCCTATCTAATATATGGCCATTCAGTTAATATTGAAACTGAGCCAACAGTTAACATGGAAATGGAGCCATCACAGGAAGATAACTTGCAGCAATCTCCTGATGTGAAAATAGAGCTATCACCGAATGCGAAAAAGGAACCATCACCAAAGCCAAATAAAGATATCTTTACAAGACTTGCAAAGAGAACTAGACAGTGTTTGTGCTTGAACTGA
- the LOC123923853 gene encoding disease resistance protein RUN1-like isoform X1 translates to MIGIWGMGGSGKTTLAKAIYNRIHQKFVDRSFVENVREVCEKENRGIIHLQQQLLSDILNTKEKIHSIALGTTKIEKRFRGKKALIVLDDVTTFEQLKSLCGNPKLFCPGSVLIVTTRDVHLLNLFKVDYVCTMKEMDGNESLELFCWHAFRQPSPIEEFHELSRNVVAYCGGLPVALEVLGSFLFERTKEEWMSVLSKLKKIPNDQVQEKLRISYDGLKDDMEKDIFLDICCFFINKDRADVTQILNGCGLYADIGITVLVERSLVKIEKNNKLGMHDLIRDMGREIVRQSSPRKLGKHSRLWFREDVHDVLTKHTGTETVEGLVLKVERTCRIHLSADCFKDMKKLRLLQLDQAVLTGDYRYLSRELRWIHWQGFTFNYIPDDFYQGNLVVIDVKYSSIKQLWRETKLLDKLKILNVSHSRYLKNTPDFSKLPNLEKLIMKNCPSLSEIHHSIGDLKNLLLLNLKDCTSLSNLPREVYQLKSLKTLVLSGCSNIDKLEEDMEQMESLTTLIAKDTSVKEVPYSILRLESIGFISLCGYEGLSHDVFPSLIRSWMTPTMNPLPCTSPFEGSSLSLVSLDVRSNNMGYKSTMLRNLSKLRSVWVHCHSEIQLTQELRKIVDDLYNVNFIELETTSHRPQISNPSFKSLLMGMGSFELVIDTLGKSISQQGLITNCSSNFCLPGDNYPSWLAYKGEGSSVLFQVPEDSDCGMKGIILCVVYSSTSENMAAKYLTSVLIINYTKCTIIYKRDTVMSFNDEDWKGLTSNLEPGDNVEIFVAFGRGLIVKATAAYLIYGHSVNIETEPTVNMEMEPSQEDNLQQSPDVKIELSPNAKKEPSPKPNKDIFTRLAKRTRQCLCLN, encoded by the exons ATGATAGGGATATGGGGAATGGGAGGATCCGGAAAAACAACCCTAGCTAAAGCTATCTACAATCGAATTCATCAAAAATTTGTCGACAGAAGTTTTGTTGAAAATGTTAGAGAAGTATGTGAAAAGGAAAATAGAGGGATTATTCATTTACAACAACAACTTCTTTCAGATATCCTGAACACAAAGGAGAAGATACATAGCATCGCGTTAGGAACAACAAAGATAGAGAAAAGGTTTCGTGGGAAAAAGGCACTCATTGTACTTGATGATGTGACCACATTTGAACAGTTAAAATCATTATGTGGAAATCCTAAACTGTTTTGTCCGGGAAGTGTGTTAATTGTTACTACTAGAGATGTACACCTACTTAATTTATTCAAGGTTGATTATGTGTGTACAATGAAGGAAATGGACGGAAACGAGTCCCTTGAGCTTTTCTGTTGGCATGCTTTTAGACAGCCTAGTCCAATCGAAGAGTTTCATGAACTCTCAAGGAACGTAGTTGCTTATTGTGGAGGATTACCAGTTGCTCTTGAAGTACTTGGTTCTTTCTTATTTGAGAGGACAAAAGAAGAATGGATGAGTGTACTCTCAAAACTAAAGAAAATTCCCAATGATCAAGTGCAAGAGAAATTGAGAATAAGTTATGATGGTTTAAAGGATGATATGGAAAAGGATATATTTCTTGACATATGTTGTTTCTTTATCAACAAGGACAGAGCCGATGTTACACAGATACTAAATGGTTGTGGACTTTATGCAGATATTGGAATAACAGTCCTTGTAGAGCGGAGCCTTGTcaaaattgaaaagaataaCAAGCTAGGAATGCATGATTTAATAAGAGACATGGGAAGAGAAATTGTTCGTCAAAGTTCACCAAGAAAGCTTGGGAAGCATAGTAGATTGTGGTTTCGTGAGGATGTACACGATGTTTTGACAAAACATACT GGTACAGAAACTGTAGAGGGATTGGTTTTGAAGGTGGAAAGAACTTGTAGAATTCATTTAAGTGCCGATTGTTTCAAGGATATGAAGAAATTGAGACTTTTGCAACTAGATCAAGCCGTCCTCACTGGAGATTATCGGTATCTTTCCAGAGAACTGAGATGGATTCATTGGCAAGGATTTACCTTCAACTATATACCCGATGACTTTTATCAAGGAAATCTAGTTGTTATTGATGTAAAATACAGTAGTATCAAACAACTGTGGAGGGAAACCAAG TTGTTGGATAAACTAAAAATTCTTAATGTCAGTCATTCTAGATACTTGAAAAACACACctgatttttcaaaattaccGAATCTAGAAAAGCTTATTATGAAGAATTGTCCAAGTTTATCTGAGATACACCATTCCATTGGAGATCTCAAGAATCTACTTCTGTTGAATTTGAAGGACTGTACAAGTCTTAGCAATCTCCCAAGGGAGGTTTATCAATTGAAATCTTTGAAAACTCTTGTACTTTCTGGTTGTTCTAATATTGACAAGTTGGAAGAAGACATGGAGCAGATGGAATCCTTGACAACACTGATTGCAAAAGATACATCTGTAAAAGAAGTTCCCTATTCAATACTAAGATTAGAAAGTATTGGATTTATATCCCTATGTGGATATGAAGGATTATCGCATGATGTTTTTCCTTCTCTTATTAGGTCTTGGATGACACCAACTATGAACCCCCTACCCTGTACATCCCCATTCGAGGGAAGTTCATTGTCACTAGTTTCGTTGGATGTAAGGAGTAATAATATGGGCTATAAATCAACGATGCTTAGAAACCTTTCAAAACTTCGAAGTGTTTGGGTTCATTGCCACTCAGAGATTCAACTAACTCaagaattaagaaaaattgttgatgatctATACAATGTAAATTTTATTGAGTTGGAAACAACATCACATAGACCTCAAATCTCAAATCCGTCTTTTAAATCACTTTTGATGGGAATGGGAAGTTTCGAACTAGTCATCGACACTCTTGGCAAGAGCATATCACAG CAGGGATTGATAACAAATTGTTCTAGTAACTTCTGTCTTCCGGGTGACAATTATCCTTCTTGGTTAGCTTATAAAGGTGAAGGATCTTCCGTACTATTTCAAGTTCCCGAGGATAGTGATTGTGGCATGAAAGGAATAATCTTATGTGTTGTTTATTCATCAACATCTGAAAACATGGCAGCTAAATATCTCACCAGTGTCTTGATTATTAATTACACAAAATGCACCATCATATACAAGCGAGACACAGTTATGTCTTTTAACGATGAGGATTGGAAGGGTTTAACATCAAATTTAGAGCCTGGTGACAATGTGGAGATTTTTGTAGCTTTCGGTCGTGGACTGATTGTTAAGGCCACAGCTGCCTATCTAATATATGGCCATTCAGTTAATATTGAAACTGAGCCAACAGTTAACATGGAAATGGAGCCATCACAGGAAGATAACTTGCAGCAATCTCCTGATGTGAAAATAGAGCTATCACCGAATGCGAAAAAGGAACCATCACCAAAGCCAAATAAAGATATCTTTACAAGACTTGCAAAGAGAACTAGACAGTGTTTGTGCTTGAACTGA
- the LOC123922731 gene encoding serpin-ZX-like, translated as MDLQHQSSKKRKRVNSKSSTNQTKKNVSLETTTDFLHASSTNQRNVSLTMAEHIFANKSNEKNIVFSPLSLQVILSIIAAGSEGRTHQQLLDFLRFESVDRLNSFFSQLVSVILKDAAPIGGPRLSSTNGVWVEKTLSLQPSFKQIVSSDYEATLASVDFINKAIEVTKEVNMWVEKETNGLIKNILPLGLVNNSSKLIFANALYFKGTWKEEFEASKTKRNKFHLLNGKSVKVPFMTSKKQQFIGVSDDFKVLRLPYAQGKDKRQFSMYIFLPNEKKGLPTLVKKVASNPELLNCKLPFKKVKVGDFRIPKFKFSFEFEATNTMKKLGVLLPFSAGGLTKIVDSPTTSQMLYVSNIIHKSFIEVNEKGTEAAAATVAIVKSKCASISTKLLDFVADHPFLFLIREDSTGTILFMGQMLNPLVNGS; from the exons ATGGATCTCCAGCATCAATCAAGCAAAAAACGGAAAAGAGTGAATTCAAAATCAAGCACCAACCAAACAAAGAAGAATGTTTCACTCGAAACAACTACGGATTTCCTCCACGCATCAAGCACCAACCAAAGAAACGTTTCCCTAACCATGGCCGAACATATCTTCGCTAACAAATCCAACGAGAAAAACATTGTATTTTCTCCACTCTCGCTACAAGTTATTCTTAGCATCATCGCTGCTGGCTCTGAGGGTCGCACACACCAACAACTTCTTGACTTTCTCCGTTTTGAATCCGTAGATCGTCTCAATTCCTTCTTCTCTCAACTCGTTTCCGTCATACTCAAAGACGCTGCTCCTATTGGCGGACCTCGCCTCTCTTCTACCAATGGCGtgtgggtggaaaaaacccttTCTCTTCAACCTTCCTTCAAACAAATTGTGTCTTCTGATTATGAGGCCACTTTGGCTTCCGTTGATTTCATAAACAAG gCTATTGAAGTGACTAAAGAAGTGAATATGTGGGTTGAAAAAGAGACAAATGGCCTTATTAAAAACATTCTTCCTCTAGGGTTAGTCAACAACTCAAGCAAGCTCATCTTTGCAAATGCACTGTACTTTAAAGGAACATGGAAAGAGGAGTTTGAAGCTTCGAAAACGAAACGCAATAAATTTCACCTTTTGAATGGCAAGTCAGTCAAGGTTCCCTTCATGACCAgcaagaagcaacaatttatcGGTGTTTCCGATGATTTTAAAGTTCTTCGTCTTCCTTATGCGCAAGGAAAAGATAAGCGTCAATTCTCTATGtacatttttcttccaaatgaaaaaaaaggcTTGCCAACTTTGGTTAAGAAGGTAGCTTCTAATCCTGAGTTACTAAACTGCAAGCTTCCTTTCAAAAAAGTGAAAGTAGGCGACTTCAGAATTCCTAAATTCAAGTTTTCATTTGAGTTTGAAGCTACTAATACGATGAAGAAGTTAGGTGTGCTTTTACCTTTCTCTGCCGGAGGTTTGACGAAAATTGTCGACTCTCCTACGACGAGTCAAATGCTTTATGTTTCTAACATAATTCACAAGTCTTTCATTGAAGTAAATGAGAAAGGAACAGAAGCTGCGGCAGCCACTGTTGCTATTGTGAAGTCTAAGTGTGCGTCTATTTCAACTAAACTACTAGACTTTGTAGCTGATCAtcctttcttatttttaattagaGAAGATTCGACCGGAACAATTCTCTTCATGGGACAAATGCTTAATCCTCTTGTTAATGGATCCTGA